The Armatimonadota bacterium genome includes a window with the following:
- a CDS encoding type IV secretion system DNA-binding domain-containing protein, which produces MSNSQAGIPKSFRWAGGTVSRKYGDEHYLVIGASGSGKSTLINQAMHSIISDSGVRAVVYDPKQELIPFLAGLRIDSDAVPLDSLKILNPFDVRCSAWDMASDIDSSIAARQLATILVPDSEKGGASEGFFTSAVRDILSGVVLAFIECVPNKRTWEFRDVLLAMLYEPYLNLILQLFETRSGVPFPILQRLRDNYLGELTDPRTKANIRASINSKLSIYEPVAAGWYHAMQPGGRGKLSLKSWINEKPGPGSPGSILVLGNDESARAAIDPINQAIFKRITELVLARPERSPQERAAGDNQIWFFLDEIREAGRLDGLSRLLTKGRSKNACVVMGFQDIDGLKDVYGEEVANELCSQFNNVAVLRVNSPATAQWASDLFGRRMERGKNDSLGFSTGENASLTSTRGSTDMERPFFYTDSFLFGSNASASKSVRGIRKGPDIESKGLSLEEVQERSMFVEKEEAPRVDLKIIASRYQRATGAKEEIASLFVSECIQSAPSDQLLPPWTQDDLDRLGFDVNLADIFKDQQQAAALGAPDKLTGISAGEHLRELLKLKKRGKE; this is translated from the coding sequence TCGCAAGCTGGAATACCCAAATCCTTTCGCTGGGCAGGCGGCACAGTATCGAGAAAATACGGTGACGAACACTACTTAGTTATCGGAGCCAGCGGAAGTGGCAAGTCAACTCTGATTAACCAAGCGATGCATTCTATCATCAGTGATAGTGGCGTTCGGGCTGTGGTCTATGACCCAAAACAGGAACTCATCCCGTTCCTTGCAGGACTCAGAATAGACTCCGATGCCGTACCACTCGACAGCTTAAAGATTCTCAATCCTTTTGATGTTCGGTGTTCAGCTTGGGATATGGCATCCGATATCGATTCGTCCATCGCCGCAAGACAATTAGCGACAATCCTGGTGCCAGATTCTGAAAAGGGTGGTGCCTCGGAGGGATTCTTTACCAGCGCAGTGCGAGACATTCTTAGTGGGGTCGTGCTGGCATTCATTGAGTGTGTGCCGAATAAGCGAACCTGGGAGTTCCGGGACGTCTTGTTGGCTATGCTTTACGAACCCTACTTAAATCTGATTCTGCAACTCTTTGAAACCCGATCTGGGGTTCCTTTTCCTATCTTGCAGCGACTTCGGGATAACTATTTGGGCGAACTGACTGACCCAAGAACAAAAGCCAACATTCGGGCTAGCATCAATAGCAAGTTATCAATTTACGAGCCTGTAGCGGCAGGTTGGTATCATGCGATGCAACCAGGCGGGCGCGGCAAATTGTCATTAAAGTCTTGGATTAATGAAAAGCCAGGACCTGGTTCGCCCGGCTCAATATTGGTCTTGGGCAATGATGAGTCTGCACGAGCTGCTATTGACCCGATCAATCAAGCGATCTTCAAACGGATCACTGAACTTGTACTTGCACGTCCTGAAAGAAGCCCTCAAGAAAGGGCAGCTGGTGATAATCAGATATGGTTCTTTCTGGACGAAATTCGCGAAGCAGGACGGTTGGACGGTTTGAGTCGGCTATTAACGAAAGGAAGGTCTAAGAACGCTTGTGTTGTGATGGGATTCCAAGACATAGATGGGTTGAAGGATGTTTATGGAGAAGAAGTCGCGAACGAGCTCTGCTCTCAGTTCAACAACGTTGCCGTGTTGCGAGTGAATAGCCCTGCTACAGCTCAATGGGCGAGCGATCTGTTCGGAAGGAGGATGGAGCGAGGTAAAAATGACTCGCTAGGTTTCTCGACAGGCGAGAATGCGAGTCTGACCTCGACACGCGGCTCCACAGATATGGAGCGCCCCTTCTTCTATACGGATAGCTTCTTGTTTGGCAGCAACGCTTCGGCATCGAAGTCGGTCCGAGGAATTAGAAAGGGCCCGGATATTGAGTCAAAGGGCTTATCCCTCGAAGAAGTCCAGGAACGATCGATGTTCGTCGAGAAGGAGGAGGCTCCAAGAGTGGACTTGAAGATAATCGCATCTCGGTACCAAAGGGCGACTGGAGCGAAAGAAGAGATCGCATCGCTTTTCGTCTCAGAATGCATACAGAGCGCCCCAAGCGACCAACTTTTGCCGCCCTGGACCCAGGACGACCTAGACAGGCTCGGATTCGACGTGAATTTGGCGGACATTTTCAAGGATCAACAGCAAGCGGCGGCACTTGGTGCACCCGACAAACTGACAGGTATTAGTGCAGGTGAGCATCTCAGAGAATTGCTCAAACTTAAGAAGAGGGGCAAGGAATGA